A region of Polyangiaceae bacterium DNA encodes the following proteins:
- a CDS encoding SpoVR family protein has product MTQFAIKTGLPRYLRVEQEKIEKIAREYGLDFFPTVFEMLTYDQMNEIAAYGGFPNRYPHWRYGMEYERLSKSYEYGLSKIYEMVINNNPSFAYLLEGNSFTDQKLVMCHVFGHVDFFKNNFAFRPTDLDSSGDKTDPIRRAAGEYNPNRKWMDKMANHATAVRRVVDRFGIARVEEFIDVCLSLENLIDAYSRFMVRERSIEVQDEPSEVEVPRLRSKDYMEDFINPEEFLEEQKKKIEADREKLKKYPPEPVQDILAFLLENAPLEKWERLILSIIREEAYYFVPQMQTKVLNEGWACVAPDSLVYTERGLVPMERVVAGDASLVYDGGERLQEIYDRNIIRNHPTITLRTRRGLELTGSNNHRVLMADGETWKRLDELRPGERVAIAGAHGFGPEQQVPIAWQPKTRISLHDVAADAGVSVWTVLRHRAGRSTRSAAAVAAALESYETTENLGGRHRNRRPVRFPEKLDAKLGAFLGYLIGDGHISRVKHHLGLTTGDETQAVEFAFLAGELFGVFPVMKWDDGRWRVLVHSETVSDFLTEFAGLATGPSARVKRIPDVILRSPEHVVRAFLAAYFDCDAYAGPAGVILSSASRALVGQTQLLLLNFGVLSRIRANKDGTHHLHITGQSAERFHERVGFTLDRKTRALEAYLADHKWFLKEDWTDEVVALDPGVSDVYDISVTETHRYVAQGFVNHNSFWHSRLMTERVADPSDIIDYAENNAGVMATSGGRLNPYKLGVELLRHIEERWNKGQFGREWDECDDLDQKRSWDLRLGLGTKKIFEVRQLYTDVTFIDEFLTPEFVIEQKLFSFGWSNRNERFEIDTREFKAVKEKLLFQLTNFGNPYIYVVDANFENKGELLLQHDHRGVDLRSDYAKETLQALVRIWKRPVVLATVLDNKPALLRFDGKEHSVRNDATP; this is encoded by the coding sequence ATGACGCAGTTCGCGATCAAGACGGGCTTGCCGCGCTACCTGCGGGTCGAGCAGGAGAAGATCGAGAAGATCGCTCGGGAATACGGCCTGGACTTCTTCCCGACCGTGTTCGAGATGCTCACCTACGACCAGATGAACGAGATCGCGGCCTACGGCGGCTTCCCCAACCGCTACCCGCACTGGCGCTACGGCATGGAGTACGAGCGCCTGAGCAAGTCCTACGAGTACGGCCTCTCGAAGATCTACGAGATGGTCATCAACAACAACCCGTCGTTTGCCTACCTGCTCGAGGGCAACAGCTTCACCGACCAGAAGCTGGTGATGTGCCACGTGTTCGGTCACGTGGACTTCTTCAAGAACAACTTCGCCTTCCGCCCCACGGATCTGGACTCGAGCGGCGACAAAACCGACCCCATCCGCCGAGCGGCGGGGGAGTACAACCCGAACCGCAAGTGGATGGACAAGATGGCGAACCACGCCACGGCCGTCCGCCGGGTGGTGGATCGCTTCGGCATCGCGCGGGTCGAGGAGTTCATCGACGTCTGCCTCTCGCTCGAGAACCTGATCGACGCCTACTCCCGCTTCATGGTGCGGGAGCGCAGCATCGAGGTCCAGGACGAGCCCAGCGAGGTCGAGGTCCCGCGCTTGCGCTCCAAAGACTACATGGAGGACTTCATCAACCCCGAGGAGTTCCTCGAGGAGCAGAAGAAGAAGATCGAGGCGGATCGCGAGAAGCTGAAGAAGTACCCGCCGGAGCCGGTGCAGGACATCCTGGCTTTCCTGCTCGAGAACGCGCCGCTCGAGAAGTGGGAGCGGCTGATCCTGTCCATCATCCGCGAGGAGGCTTACTACTTCGTGCCGCAGATGCAGACGAAGGTCTTGAATGAAGGCTGGGCCTGCGTGGCACCGGACTCGCTGGTGTACACGGAGCGGGGGCTGGTACCGATGGAGCGCGTGGTGGCCGGCGACGCCAGCCTGGTCTACGACGGTGGCGAGCGCCTGCAGGAGATCTACGACCGCAACATCATCAGGAACCATCCGACGATTACGCTGCGCACCCGGCGTGGGCTGGAGCTCACCGGCTCGAACAACCACCGGGTACTGATGGCGGATGGCGAGACCTGGAAACGCCTCGACGAGCTCAGGCCGGGTGAGCGGGTCGCGATCGCCGGAGCGCATGGCTTCGGCCCGGAGCAGCAAGTACCCATCGCATGGCAACCGAAGACCCGCATCTCGCTCCACGACGTCGCGGCCGACGCCGGGGTCTCGGTGTGGACGGTGCTGCGCCACCGGGCGGGGCGATCGACCCGGAGCGCTGCCGCCGTCGCCGCCGCGCTCGAGAGCTACGAGACGACGGAGAATCTCGGCGGTCGCCACCGCAATCGACGCCCCGTGCGTTTCCCCGAAAAGCTCGACGCGAAGCTCGGGGCCTTCTTGGGCTACCTGATCGGTGACGGGCACATCAGCCGCGTCAAGCATCACCTCGGCCTGACGACCGGGGACGAGACGCAGGCCGTCGAGTTCGCGTTCCTCGCTGGCGAGCTGTTCGGGGTCTTCCCGGTGATGAAGTGGGACGACGGGCGCTGGCGGGTGCTGGTCCACTCCGAAACGGTCAGCGACTTCCTGACCGAGTTCGCCGGCCTCGCCACGGGACCGAGCGCCAGGGTGAAGCGCATTCCCGACGTGATCCTGCGCTCGCCCGAGCATGTCGTGCGCGCGTTCCTCGCGGCGTACTTCGACTGCGACGCCTACGCGGGCCCAGCTGGCGTCATCCTCTCGAGCGCCAGCCGCGCGCTCGTCGGTCAGACGCAGCTCTTGCTGCTGAACTTCGGTGTGCTCAGCCGAATCCGCGCGAACAAGGACGGGACCCACCATCTCCACATCACCGGTCAGAGCGCCGAGCGCTTCCACGAGCGCGTTGGCTTCACCCTCGACCGTAAGACTCGCGCGCTCGAGGCCTACCTGGCCGACCACAAGTGGTTCCTGAAGGAAGACTGGACTGACGAGGTCGTCGCGCTCGACCCGGGCGTGTCCGACGTCTACGACATCTCGGTCACCGAGACGCACCGCTACGTGGCGCAGGGCTTCGTGAACCACAACTCGTTCTGGCACTCCCGCCTGATGACCGAGCGCGTCGCCGACCCCAGCGACATCATCGACTACGCCGAGAACAACGCCGGCGTGATGGCCACCAGCGGCGGTCGCCTGAACCCGTACAAGCTGGGCGTCGAGCTGTTGCGACACATCGAGGAGCGCTGGAACAAGGGCCAGTTCGGCCGCGAGTGGGACGAGTGCGACGACCTCGACCAGAAGCGGAGCTGGGACCTGCGCCTGGGGCTCGGTACCAAGAAGATCTTCGAGGTGCGCCAGCTCTACACCGACGTGACCTTCATCGACGAGTTCCTGACGCCGGAGTTCGTCATCGAGCAGAAGCTCTTCAGCTTCGGCTGGTCGAACCGCAACGAGCGCTTCGAGATCGACACCCGGGAGTTCAAGGCGGTCAAGGAGAAGCTCCTCTTCCAGCTCACCAACTTCGGCAACCCCTACATCTACGTGGTGGACGCCAACTTCGAGAACAAGGGCGAGCTGCTCCTCCAGCACGATCACCGCGGCGTGGATCTGCGCTCGGACTACGCCAAGGAGACCTTGCAGGCGCTGGTGCGCATCTGGAAGCGCCCGGTGGTGCTCGCCACCGTGCTCGACAACAAGCCCGCGCTCCTGCGCTTCGACGGCAAGGAGCACAGCGTCAGGAACGACGCCACGCCGTGA
- a CDS encoding enoyl-CoA hydratase/isomerase family protein: METRDYKVLLVTSESGVAKLVLNRPERRNAIGTQMVNELCWALDDARDDAAVRSVVITGAGNSFCAGGDFQQMTAGAEAGELPFKGDYKDLLLRLWRSPKPVIARVNGHAMGGGLGLVAACTFAVAASDAKLGTPEVKVGLFPFMILAVLERVMGRRALTEMMLSGRHLSGDEAARLGLVNKAVPADSLDAAVAEYTEMIAAKSPSTVRLGLAALADTEDLGLDEKLPILEQRLHDCLATDDAREGLMAFLEKRQPVWTGR, from the coding sequence ATGGAGACGCGGGACTACAAGGTTCTGCTGGTCACGAGCGAAAGCGGCGTCGCGAAGCTGGTCTTGAACCGGCCCGAGCGGCGCAACGCCATCGGCACCCAGATGGTGAACGAGCTCTGTTGGGCCCTGGACGACGCGCGGGACGACGCCGCCGTGCGCAGCGTCGTGATCACCGGTGCGGGCAATTCGTTCTGCGCGGGCGGCGACTTCCAGCAAATGACCGCCGGCGCCGAGGCTGGCGAGCTGCCGTTCAAGGGCGACTACAAGGATCTGCTGCTCCGGCTCTGGCGCAGCCCCAAGCCGGTGATCGCCCGGGTGAACGGTCACGCCATGGGTGGTGGGCTCGGGCTGGTCGCCGCCTGCACCTTCGCCGTCGCCGCCAGCGACGCGAAGCTCGGCACGCCGGAGGTCAAGGTGGGCCTGTTCCCGTTCATGATCCTGGCCGTGCTCGAGCGCGTCATGGGGCGGCGCGCGCTCACGGAGATGATGCTCTCGGGAAGACACCTGAGCGGCGACGAAGCGGCGCGGCTCGGGCTCGTGAACAAAGCCGTGCCGGCGGACTCGCTGGACGCCGCGGTGGCGGAGTACACCGAGATGATCGCGGCGAAGAGCCCGAGCACCGTGCGCCTGGGGCTCGCGGCGCTGGCCGACACGGAGGACCTCGGGCTGGACGAGAAGCTGCCGATCCTGGAGCAGCGCCTGCACGACTGCCTGGCCACGGACGACGCTCGGGAGGGCCTGATGGCATTTCTGGAGAAGCGGCAGCCGGTCTGGACCGGGCGCTGA
- a CDS encoding 3-keto-5-aminohexanoate cleavage protein, translating into MSAKNEPTRDPDVCVVTCALTGVLANRSQCPGIPYTPAEIGEEARRAYEAGAAVVHIHARNDDGSPTFSPAVFAKIREEVRARSPIILNYSTGTMSDDVTEQSTYIRETRPEIAALNMGTMNYSKYSGKRKDFVFDMVFPNTYSKIISLLKAMNEAGVKPELECFDSGHTHGVWPLVDMGVLKPPLQYSFIVNVLGGIPPLVESLQLQSKLAVPGSEWEVIGISHGHWKMLATALVLGGNIRTGLEDHLYLPNGEMAKSNGDMVETAVGLVRTVGRRPATVEEARQILSLPRVS; encoded by the coding sequence ATGAGCGCCAAGAACGAGCCCACCCGTGATCCGGACGTCTGCGTGGTGACCTGCGCGTTGACCGGAGTGCTCGCCAATCGCAGCCAGTGCCCGGGCATCCCGTATACGCCGGCGGAGATCGGCGAGGAGGCACGACGCGCCTACGAGGCCGGCGCGGCGGTGGTGCACATCCACGCCCGCAACGACGACGGCTCGCCCACCTTCAGCCCGGCGGTGTTCGCCAAGATCCGCGAGGAGGTCCGGGCGCGGAGCCCGATCATCCTGAACTACTCGACCGGGACCATGAGCGACGACGTGACCGAGCAGAGCACGTACATCCGCGAGACGCGCCCCGAGATCGCCGCGCTCAACATGGGCACGATGAACTACTCGAAGTACTCCGGGAAGCGGAAGGACTTCGTCTTCGACATGGTGTTCCCGAACACCTACAGCAAGATCATCTCCCTGCTGAAGGCCATGAACGAGGCTGGCGTGAAGCCCGAGCTCGAGTGCTTCGACAGCGGGCACACCCACGGCGTCTGGCCGTTGGTGGACATGGGCGTCTTGAAGCCGCCGCTCCAGTACTCGTTCATCGTGAACGTGCTCGGCGGCATCCCGCCGTTGGTGGAGTCGCTCCAGCTCCAGAGCAAGCTGGCCGTTCCGGGCAGCGAGTGGGAGGTCATCGGCATCAGCCACGGTCACTGGAAGATGCTGGCGACGGCGCTGGTGCTCGGCGGCAACATCCGCACCGGCCTCGAGGACCACCTGTACTTGCCGAACGGCGAGATGGCGAAGTCGAACGGCGACATGGTCGAGACCGCGGTGGGACTGGTGCGCACCGTGGGCCGCCGTCCGGCGACGGTGGAGGAGGCGCGCCAGATCCTGAGCCTGCCGCGGGTGTCGTGA
- a CDS encoding TolC family protein: MKRRTVASLVAYSSLLTTWAFAQPEAPAPAAAPQPPASAEVDAAPKVDEAAAVLAPAPGGLTADTFAERTVASSHTVRAKLAELDASRARLNETTAQFFPRLTGKASYTRLSKVESGLGGALVGAQNPGPLGVGPCPGNPAAQCVLDSGGVPVGAASFSFPSLQNMYALSASLTVPISDYVLRLSNASAGASANRRAAELAVKAEKLKVRSDAQALYYDWLRAKARVAVAEKSLERTRARVKDAKPAYQLGVITKADLMRLEALAVSTEQVALEAKTFRDLAERQMAILMGDKKTKTFQVGEDVNAPRRPIPGELDDLTDEALSKRLELRALTEASRATRLAAKALKVGAYPRLDAFGDVTYANPNQRFFPQEEKWKATWSAGLVATWNVTDVFIVGSQSSQLDATARSLESQRNALSDGIRQEVAAHYLSRQKSEGALTSARRGVAASEEAYRVAVDLYRVGKATTTEVIEAETDLLAARLSEINARIELRIADVRLRHAVGRDVP, translated from the coding sequence GTGAAACGTCGAACGGTCGCCTCTCTCGTCGCGTATTCGTCCCTGCTCACGACCTGGGCCTTCGCCCAGCCCGAGGCGCCGGCGCCCGCCGCGGCTCCGCAGCCCCCCGCGTCGGCCGAGGTCGACGCGGCCCCGAAGGTGGACGAGGCGGCCGCCGTGCTCGCCCCCGCTCCCGGAGGGCTAACTGCCGACACGTTCGCGGAGCGCACGGTGGCCAGCAGCCACACCGTTCGCGCGAAGCTCGCCGAGCTCGACGCCTCCCGAGCCCGGCTGAACGAGACCACGGCGCAGTTCTTCCCGCGCCTCACCGGCAAGGCCTCCTACACCCGCCTCTCCAAGGTCGAGAGCGGCCTCGGCGGCGCGCTGGTCGGCGCGCAGAACCCCGGCCCGCTCGGGGTGGGCCCGTGCCCGGGAAACCCGGCGGCGCAGTGCGTGCTCGACTCGGGCGGCGTCCCGGTCGGCGCGGCGAGCTTCTCGTTTCCGAGCTTGCAGAACATGTACGCGCTGAGCGCGTCCCTCACCGTTCCGATCTCGGACTACGTGCTCCGGCTGTCCAACGCCTCGGCCGGCGCGTCGGCGAACCGGCGGGCCGCGGAGCTGGCGGTGAAGGCCGAGAAGCTCAAGGTGCGCTCCGACGCGCAGGCGCTCTACTACGACTGGCTGCGCGCCAAGGCGCGGGTCGCCGTCGCCGAGAAGTCCCTGGAGCGGACCCGCGCTCGGGTCAAGGACGCCAAGCCCGCCTACCAGCTCGGCGTGATCACCAAGGCGGATCTGATGCGGCTCGAGGCGCTGGCGGTGAGCACCGAGCAGGTGGCGCTCGAGGCCAAGACCTTCCGCGATCTCGCGGAGCGCCAGATGGCCATCCTGATGGGCGACAAGAAGACCAAAACGTTCCAGGTCGGCGAGGACGTCAACGCGCCGCGCCGGCCCATCCCCGGCGAGCTCGACGACCTTACCGACGAAGCGCTGTCGAAGCGGCTCGAGCTCCGGGCGCTCACCGAGGCGAGCCGTGCGACGCGCCTCGCCGCCAAGGCGCTCAAGGTGGGCGCTTACCCGCGGCTCGACGCCTTCGGGGACGTGACCTACGCCAACCCGAACCAGCGCTTCTTCCCCCAGGAAGAGAAGTGGAAGGCCACCTGGTCGGCAGGGCTGGTCGCGACCTGGAACGTCACCGACGTGTTCATCGTGGGCTCGCAGTCGAGTCAGCTGGACGCCACGGCGCGCTCGCTGGAGTCGCAGCGCAACGCGCTGTCGGACGGCATCCGGCAGGAGGTGGCCGCCCACTACCTGTCACGCCAGAAGTCCGAAGGCGCGCTGACCAGCGCGCGGCGCGGCGTGGCGGCCTCGGAGGAAGCGTACCGCGTCGCGGTGGACCTCTACCGCGTGGGCAAGGCCACGACGACGGAGGTCATCGAGGCGGAGACGGACCTGCTCGCGGCGCGCCTCTCCGAGATCAACGCGCGCATCGAGCTCCGCATCGCGGACGTCCGGCTGCGGCACGCCGTGGGCCGCGACGTCCCGTAG
- a CDS encoding MarR family transcriptional regulator: protein MAEQPELDSIVEAILYLYTESRRITKDLAARHGVTGPQLAVVKMLEPVGKLSLSELSWKIRARNSTVTGIIDRMEREGLVERRRSEDDRRVIHITLTRKGQRLATEIPVEPVQIFRQILSELSARDAAELSRILTRLARRVRELVEEKGEPE, encoded by the coding sequence CTGGCCGAGCAGCCCGAGCTCGACTCCATCGTCGAGGCGATCCTCTACCTCTACACGGAGAGCCGGCGCATCACCAAGGACCTGGCCGCGCGCCACGGCGTGACCGGGCCGCAGCTCGCGGTGGTCAAGATGCTCGAGCCGGTGGGCAAGCTCTCGCTCTCGGAACTGTCCTGGAAGATCCGGGCGCGCAACAGCACCGTGACCGGGATCATCGACCGCATGGAGCGCGAGGGCCTGGTCGAGCGCCGGCGCTCGGAGGACGACCGGCGCGTCATCCACATCACGCTGACCCGGAAGGGGCAGCGGCTCGCCACGGAGATCCCGGTGGAGCCCGTGCAGATCTTCCGACAGATCCTCTCCGAGCTCAGCGCGCGTGACGCGGCCGAGCTCAGCCGCATCCTGACCCGTTTGGCCCGCCGCGTACGCGAGCTGGTGGAAGAGAAAGGTGAACCCGAATGA
- a CDS encoding tetratricopeptide repeat protein: MRPWLAAGLVCLACGSEQPPARAPSAQPPLPPPPGLYSENHTPTPLGTAPACAPGAPCTPPVAPTASASAKAPEPPPPEPPKAGKMPGGLSRGTGDALDAALFEGDKAYAADQLKSAKQHYEKAKKLAPKDPAPEIGLVRVALAESGVATDFSAAPKDKKILALEKRVAAVIKTHAGYGPARVERGRLLLILGEADKALAELEKGVALEPTDPESHSALGVALLATGKAEQALSRFRRAAELDRDNPARLANLGTAYMMRGQVEEAIKAYERAVALAPNDPRARGDLGTAYLAANKADQALPHLEQAVKLAPDRATFLSNLGYAQQQRGELDKAIATYQLALKKDDKLGSAWINLGTALAQKGKLDEAESAFKKAQALDPSDPRVKANLEELAELRKKKGKP, translated from the coding sequence GTGAGACCCTGGCTCGCCGCCGGCCTGGTTTGCCTCGCGTGCGGCAGCGAGCAGCCCCCGGCTCGGGCGCCGTCAGCCCAGCCGCCGCTGCCACCTCCGCCGGGGCTCTACTCCGAGAATCACACGCCCACGCCCCTCGGCACGGCGCCGGCCTGCGCGCCCGGTGCGCCCTGCACGCCGCCCGTCGCGCCGACGGCGAGCGCGAGCGCGAAGGCGCCGGAGCCACCTCCGCCCGAGCCGCCCAAGGCCGGCAAGATGCCCGGCGGCCTCTCCCGCGGGACCGGCGACGCGCTCGACGCCGCGCTCTTCGAGGGCGACAAGGCCTACGCGGCGGACCAGCTGAAGAGCGCGAAGCAGCACTACGAGAAGGCGAAGAAGCTCGCCCCGAAGGATCCGGCGCCGGAGATCGGGCTCGTCCGGGTGGCGCTGGCCGAGTCGGGGGTGGCGACGGACTTCTCCGCCGCGCCGAAGGACAAGAAGATCCTGGCGCTGGAGAAGCGCGTCGCTGCGGTGATCAAGACGCACGCTGGCTACGGTCCAGCGCGCGTCGAGCGCGGGCGCTTGCTCCTGATCCTGGGTGAGGCGGACAAGGCGCTGGCGGAGCTCGAGAAGGGGGTCGCGCTCGAGCCGACCGATCCGGAGTCGCACTCGGCGCTCGGGGTGGCGCTGCTCGCGACCGGCAAGGCCGAGCAGGCGCTGTCGCGCTTCCGCCGCGCCGCGGAGCTCGACCGCGACAACCCGGCGCGCCTGGCCAACCTCGGCACGGCGTACATGATGCGCGGCCAGGTCGAGGAGGCCATCAAGGCCTACGAGCGGGCAGTGGCGCTGGCGCCGAACGATCCGCGCGCGCGGGGCGATCTGGGCACCGCGTACCTGGCGGCGAACAAGGCCGACCAGGCGCTGCCGCACCTGGAGCAGGCGGTGAAGCTCGCGCCCGACCGCGCCACCTTCCTGTCGAACCTGGGCTACGCGCAGCAGCAGCGCGGCGAGCTCGACAAGGCCATCGCCACCTACCAGCTGGCCCTCAAGAAGGACGACAAGCTCGGCTCGGCCTGGATCAACCTGGGCACCGCGCTGGCGCAGAAGGGGAAGCTCGACGAGGCCGAGAGCGCCTTCAAGAAGGCGCAAGCCCTGGATCCGAGCGACCCCCGGGTGAAGGCGAACCTGGAGGAGCTCGCCGAGCTGCGCAAGAAGAAGGGCAAGCCCTGA
- a CDS encoding efflux RND transporter permease subunit, protein MLIAAMLVFGALAYPRMGVDLFPNVEFPVVTVTVVYPGADPETMETKVADPIEERINTLSGIKVLRSVNLESVTQVVVQFELDVQVDQAMQEIRDKISALGRELPAGIDPPVVQKFDVGATPVMAIALFGELSPRTLTQLADDVVKERVQRIPGVGGVDLVGGRERQIKVLVDPAKLAGLGLSVDDVGGAIRAQNLDLPAGSVERGARELSVKTKGEVKNAKELEQILIPNPAGTLVRVRDVARVVDGMADARSASYLDGKSAVSLVVRKQSGANTVAVAERVRQELEALRPRVEKAGAAFTIPTDNSTYIEHSIADVQFDLVFGGFLAVVIILLFLRDFRATLISAVAIPTSVIATFAFMQWLGFTFNNMTMLGLSLSIGILIDDAIVVIENIHRHLELGEKPKQAASKATAEIFLAVLATTSSILAVFVPVAFMKGIIGRFFFQFGITVSVAVAVSMLVSFTLTPMLSSRFLLPSHGKRQNLVFRGIERVLDWADRSYGTIVRWALGHRLATLGLATLTLIGSFALVSRVKAEFIPPEDRAQFELSVELPSGSSLAATSKIAEAVAGDLRRHAAGVKNTFTTVAGGAQGQANQASIQVVMQPRSTRNFHQEDLMAWARERYGSLRDVKISAQPVNAVGGGGFRQQPIQFNVRGNDMLELVRVTDALKAELGKVKGLVDLDTTYRGGRPELEVQIDRDRAASFGVPVIAVASTIRSLVSEDAVSELKDGVDAYDIVVQLPEDQRQNIEALSNVRVRAVNGQLVEVANVVKLDRGLGPSQIERQARQRQITVLAATQGLPLGEAKKAVDEAAKRVVPEHLTTDYAGMADIMGESFGYMGIALILAVLLVYMILAAQFDSFVQPVTIMLSLPLSVVGAFGALFVSGMTLNIFSMIGVIMLMGLVTKNAILLVDFANHLRAEGVELREALVQAGVIRLRPIVMTTAAMIFGMMPVALALSEGGEIRAPMAVCVIGGLITSTALTLVVVPVVYTFMDGLGRSRPVRWLSRLVLAPDAPSSRPGAHINESENQ, encoded by the coding sequence TGCTGGTGTTCGGGGCGCTGGCCTATCCGCGCATGGGCGTGGATCTGTTCCCGAACGTCGAGTTCCCCGTGGTCACGGTGACGGTGGTCTACCCGGGCGCCGATCCGGAGACGATGGAGACCAAGGTCGCCGACCCCATCGAGGAGCGCATCAACACGCTGAGCGGCATCAAGGTGCTGCGCTCGGTGAACCTGGAGAGCGTCACGCAGGTGGTGGTGCAGTTCGAGCTCGACGTGCAGGTCGATCAGGCCATGCAGGAGATCCGGGACAAGATCTCGGCCCTGGGCCGCGAGCTCCCCGCCGGCATCGACCCGCCGGTGGTGCAGAAGTTCGACGTGGGCGCGACGCCGGTGATGGCCATCGCGCTCTTCGGTGAGCTGAGCCCGCGCACGCTGACCCAGCTGGCCGACGACGTGGTCAAGGAGCGGGTGCAGCGCATCCCCGGGGTCGGCGGCGTCGATCTGGTGGGCGGGCGCGAGCGTCAGATCAAGGTGCTGGTGGATCCCGCCAAGCTCGCGGGCCTCGGCCTCTCGGTGGACGACGTCGGCGGCGCCATCCGCGCCCAGAACCTGGACCTGCCGGCGGGCAGCGTGGAGCGCGGCGCGCGCGAGCTCTCGGTCAAGACCAAGGGCGAGGTGAAGAACGCCAAGGAGCTGGAGCAGATCCTGATCCCCAACCCGGCCGGGACCCTGGTCCGGGTGCGGGACGTGGCCCGGGTGGTGGACGGCATGGCCGACGCTCGCAGCGCCTCGTACCTCGACGGCAAGTCGGCGGTGTCCCTGGTCGTGCGCAAGCAGTCGGGCGCGAACACCGTGGCCGTCGCCGAGCGCGTGCGCCAGGAGCTGGAAGCGCTCAGACCGCGGGTCGAGAAGGCCGGCGCCGCGTTCACCATCCCCACCGACAACTCGACCTACATCGAGCACTCCATCGCCGACGTGCAGTTCGACCTGGTGTTCGGCGGTTTCCTCGCGGTCGTCATCATCCTGCTCTTTCTCAGGGATTTCCGCGCGACCCTCATCAGCGCGGTCGCCATCCCCACCAGCGTCATCGCGACCTTCGCCTTCATGCAGTGGCTGGGCTTCACCTTCAACAACATGACGATGCTGGGGCTGTCGCTCTCGATCGGCATCCTGATCGACGACGCCATCGTGGTGATCGAGAACATCCACCGGCACCTGGAGCTGGGTGAGAAGCCGAAACAGGCGGCCTCGAAGGCCACGGCGGAGATCTTCCTGGCCGTGCTCGCGACCACCTCGTCGATCCTCGCCGTGTTCGTCCCGGTCGCCTTCATGAAGGGCATCATCGGCAGGTTCTTCTTCCAGTTCGGCATCACGGTGAGCGTGGCCGTGGCGGTGTCGATGCTGGTGAGCTTCACGCTCACGCCCATGCTCTCGTCGCGCTTCCTCTTGCCGAGCCACGGCAAGCGGCAGAACCTCGTATTCCGCGGCATCGAGCGGGTGCTGGACTGGGCCGACCGGAGCTACGGCACGATCGTGCGCTGGGCGCTCGGGCACCGGCTGGCCACCCTGGGCCTGGCGACCCTGACGCTGATCGGCTCGTTCGCCCTGGTCAGCCGGGTGAAGGCCGAGTTCATTCCGCCGGAAGACCGCGCTCAGTTCGAGCTCAGCGTGGAGCTGCCGAGCGGCTCGTCGCTCGCCGCCACCAGCAAGATCGCCGAGGCGGTGGCCGGCGACCTGCGCCGGCACGCCGCCGGCGTGAAGAACACCTTCACCACGGTGGCCGGCGGCGCGCAGGGGCAGGCCAACCAGGCCTCGATCCAGGTGGTGATGCAGCCGCGCTCCACGCGCAACTTCCACCAGGAGGACCTGATGGCCTGGGCCCGCGAGCGCTACGGGAGCCTGCGCGACGTCAAGATCAGCGCCCAGCCCGTCAACGCGGTCGGCGGCGGCGGCTTCCGCCAGCAGCCGATCCAGTTCAACGTGCGCGGCAACGACATGCTCGAGCTGGTGCGCGTCACCGACGCGCTCAAGGCCGAGCTGGGCAAGGTGAAGGGGCTCGTGGACCTGGACACCACCTACCGCGGCGGCCGGCCCGAGCTCGAGGTGCAGATCGATCGCGACCGCGCCGCCAGCTTCGGCGTGCCGGTGATCGCGGTGGCCTCCACGATCCGCTCCTTGGTCAGCGAGGACGCCGTCAGCGAGCTCAAGGACGGCGTGGACGCCTACGACATCGTCGTTCAGTTGCCGGAGGACCAGCGGCAGAACATCGAGGCGCTCTCGAACGTGCGCGTCCGGGCGGTGAACGGGCAGCTCGTGGAGGTGGCCAACGTGGTCAAGCTCGACCGAGGCCTGGGCCCGAGCCAGATCGAGCGCCAGGCGCGGCAGCGCCAGATCACCGTGCTGGCCGCGACGCAGGGCCTGCCGCTGGGCGAGGCCAAGAAGGCGGTGGACGAAGCTGCGAAGCGCGTCGTCCCGGAGCACCTGACCACGGACTACGCGGGCATGGCCGACATCATGGGCGAGTCCTTCGGCTACATGGGCATCGCGCTGATCCTCGCGGTGCTCCTGGTCTACATGATCCTCGCCGCGCAGTTCGACAGCTTCGTCCAGCCCGTCACCATCATGCTGTCCTTGCCGCTCTCGGTGGTCGGGGCGTTCGGCGCGCTGTTCGTGAGCGGCATGACGCTGAACATCTTCTCGATGATCGGCGTGATCATGCTGATGGGTCTGGTGACGAAGAACGCCATCTTGCTGGTGGACTTCGCCAATCACCTGCGCGCCGAGGGCGTGGAGCTCCGGGAGGCGCTGGTGCAGGCCGGCGTGATCCGCCTCCGGCCCATCGTCATGACCACCGCTGCGATGATCTTCGGGATGATGCCCGTGGCGCTGGCGCTGTCGGAGGGCGGGGAGATCCGCGCCCCCATGGCCGTGTGCGTCATCGGCGGCCTGATCACCTCGACGGCCCTGACCCTGGTGGTCGTACCCGTCGTCTACACCTTCATGGACGGGCTCGGTCGCAGCCGCCCGGTGCGCTGGCTCTCGAGGCTGGTGCTCGCGCCCGACGCCCCCTCCAGTCGCCCCGGCGCACACATCAACGAAAGCGAGAACCAGTGA